In Paenibacillus hexagrammi, the following are encoded in one genomic region:
- the addA gene encoding helicase-exonuclease AddAB subunit AddA has translation MSKQYPKPQGSTWTDDQWDAITLSGQNMLVAAAAGSGKTAVLVERIIRRISDEWNPVDVDRLLVATFTKAAASEMKHRIREALEKELTKQPHSQHLRKQLALMGRASITTLHSFCLEVIQRYFSLIKLDPGFRIANETEGELLRYDLLQEMLEQYYSESVEDSAFWRLMDSFSGERSDDAIMQLILKLYDVSRSHPWPSYWLRSMASMFGPQPIVSAEPNMDEAAAAMQEAMPLVAAGAAPADYSLWVQSLVQDVKLELEGAADLLRQAQDVIDMPGGPAPYQDNLRDDLLLVDSLREAASTSWPSMYEAFQAASFGKLKACKGDDYDKELQEEVKELRNRAKDIIGKIREDLFGRTPEQFGQELAELAPVLHTLVDLVLDFGARYQAAKADKGLIDFADLEHYCLQILCQSGSMPGELYPSEAALAYRKQFAEVLLDEYQDTNRVQEAIVELISNSKPGNRFMVGDVKQSIYRFRLAEPGLFLEKYKAFRSSKESAVLESQKQQAAGLRIDLARNFRSRSEVVHAVNYVFKQVMNETVGEIEYDEQAELVYGAGYPPPAADCAVEMLIIDKMTEAEESSEPEENDTEPSSSSETSAGSSPSEALDPVQDAQELETVQLEARAMASQIRELVGEGSDRQAFQVFDKRTGGTRPATYRDIVILLRATSAWAPVIIEELKGMGIPAYADLSTGYFSATEVEVMISLLKVIDNPYQDVPLAAVLRSPIVQLTADELAQVRVSGKQVPFYEAVLQFVKNEAESVKEVQDATKDSVETLEERASEGFWAQSMLEIASGKEATQEGTQPFNEQPKGAGPLTLKEKLEHFLHLLEAWRSEARQGSLADLIWSIYRQTGYYDFAGGLPGGLQRQANLRALYDRARQYESTSLRGLFRFLRFIERMKDSGGDLGTARALGEQEDVVRIMSIHKSKGLEFPVVFVAGMAKMFNQRDLNDSFLLHKELGFGPRFVDARLRISYPTLPSLAIKRRMKLELLAEEMRVLYVALTRAREKLYLLGTVKSLDKLLRAWGRNLSRTQRYLPDYELAKAKCYLDWVGPALLRHPHAKEWRERLGIGEAASGVHLLSDASSWRFRIVKPESLITGSQLQEGLHTLDREMLGAVQALKPVDSAGQWSNWLDHRLSWTYTYAKAPKLFSKTTVSEMKRLSELNRLTEEMELPVAQLNRLTEEMEPPVVQLNHTEQPVISAARSVLPGTSVLRRPRFMEKKKLTAAERGTVVHAVMQNLPLTEPMTASIVQDKLAYMLEKQLLTEEQCAVVDIPTILNFFETPIGRRMLQAGRVQREVPFSYGLSAMEVYHAADRSTEGETVLIQGVIDCLFEDQNGLVLVDYKTDAVKGRSVEELRSRYEVQVTLYARAVEHIWKRPVTGKYLYFFDGSLLIDM, from the coding sequence ACGTTATTTCAGCTTAATTAAGCTGGATCCGGGTTTCCGTATTGCGAATGAGACTGAAGGGGAGCTTTTGCGGTACGATTTGCTTCAGGAAATGCTCGAGCAGTACTACTCGGAGAGCGTAGAGGACAGTGCATTTTGGCGCTTGATGGATTCCTTCAGCGGGGAGCGCAGCGATGACGCCATCATGCAGCTGATCTTGAAGCTTTACGATGTGTCAAGAAGCCATCCGTGGCCGTCATATTGGCTGAGATCGATGGCATCTATGTTCGGGCCGCAGCCTATCGTTTCTGCCGAGCCGAATATGGATGAAGCGGCTGCCGCCATGCAAGAGGCGATGCCATTAGTTGCAGCTGGCGCAGCGCCTGCTGATTATTCCTTATGGGTACAAAGCCTTGTTCAGGATGTGAAGCTGGAGCTGGAAGGCGCAGCTGATCTTCTAAGGCAGGCGCAGGACGTCATAGATATGCCAGGTGGCCCTGCGCCTTATCAGGATAATTTGAGGGATGATCTACTGCTCGTGGATAGTCTTCGGGAAGCGGCGTCTACTTCTTGGCCGTCGATGTACGAGGCATTTCAAGCTGCTTCCTTCGGCAAGCTGAAGGCCTGCAAGGGCGATGATTATGACAAGGAGCTGCAGGAAGAGGTCAAAGAGCTGCGCAACCGCGCGAAGGATATCATCGGCAAAATCCGTGAAGATCTGTTCGGCAGGACGCCGGAGCAGTTCGGTCAGGAGCTGGCGGAGCTGGCCCCTGTGCTTCATACACTTGTAGATCTCGTCCTGGATTTTGGCGCAAGATATCAGGCGGCGAAAGCCGACAAGGGTTTAATTGATTTTGCCGATTTGGAGCATTATTGCTTGCAAATCTTATGCCAAAGCGGGTCCATGCCCGGAGAGCTGTATCCTTCTGAGGCTGCGCTTGCTTATCGAAAGCAGTTTGCTGAAGTGCTGCTGGATGAATATCAGGATACGAATCGTGTGCAAGAGGCGATTGTGGAGCTTATCTCCAACTCCAAACCAGGTAATCGGTTTATGGTTGGCGATGTGAAGCAGAGTATTTATCGCTTTCGTTTGGCGGAGCCAGGACTCTTTTTGGAGAAATATAAAGCATTCAGATCAAGTAAAGAATCGGCCGTTCTCGAATCACAGAAGCAGCAAGCAGCAGGCCTCCGGATTGATTTGGCGAGGAACTTCCGCAGCCGGAGTGAGGTGGTGCATGCCGTTAACTATGTGTTCAAGCAGGTTATGAACGAAACGGTCGGGGAAATTGAATACGATGAGCAAGCGGAGCTCGTATACGGAGCAGGGTATCCTCCGCCGGCCGCAGATTGCGCTGTGGAAATGCTCATCATTGACAAAATGACTGAGGCGGAAGAATCATCTGAACCCGAGGAAAATGATACGGAACCATCCAGCAGTTCAGAAACATCAGCGGGTTCGTCGCCATCAGAAGCTCTCGATCCCGTTCAGGATGCGCAGGAGCTGGAGACGGTGCAGCTGGAAGCGCGCGCGATGGCGAGTCAGATTCGCGAACTGGTGGGAGAAGGAAGCGACCGGCAGGCCTTCCAGGTGTTTGATAAACGCACGGGAGGAACACGTCCGGCCACGTACCGGGATATTGTGATATTACTTCGAGCTACCTCGGCATGGGCGCCGGTTATTATTGAAGAGCTGAAGGGAATGGGCATTCCTGCTTATGCCGATTTGAGCACGGGATATTTCTCGGCGACAGAGGTTGAGGTCATGATTTCTTTGCTCAAGGTCATCGACAATCCTTATCAGGACGTGCCGCTTGCGGCCGTACTGCGTTCGCCAATTGTACAACTGACGGCCGATGAATTGGCGCAGGTGCGGGTAAGTGGAAAGCAGGTGCCTTTTTATGAGGCAGTGCTTCAATTTGTAAAAAATGAGGCTGAGTCGGTAAAGGAAGTCCAGGATGCGACTAAGGATTCAGTTGAAACTCTCGAAGAACGTGCCAGTGAAGGATTTTGGGCACAGAGTATGCTGGAAATCGCATCAGGCAAAGAAGCAACCCAAGAAGGGACTCAGCCTTTTAATGAGCAGCCAAAGGGAGCAGGACCGCTTACGCTTAAAGAAAAGCTGGAACACTTTCTCCATCTGCTCGAAGCATGGCGCAGTGAAGCCAGACAGGGCTCCTTGGCAGATCTGATCTGGAGTATTTACAGACAGACCGGCTACTACGACTTTGCTGGAGGTCTGCCCGGAGGCTTGCAGCGGCAGGCCAACCTGCGCGCTCTCTATGATCGTGCGAGACAATATGAAAGCACCTCGCTTCGCGGGCTCTTCCGTTTTCTCAGATTTATTGAAAGAATGAAGGACAGCGGAGGAGATCTAGGCACGGCTCGCGCGCTTGGCGAGCAGGAGGACGTGGTGAGGATCATGTCCATTCATAAAAGTAAGGGGCTGGAATTCCCGGTTGTATTCGTAGCTGGCATGGCCAAAATGTTCAATCAACGAGATTTGAATGACAGCTTTTTGCTTCACAAGGAGCTTGGATTTGGTCCGAGATTTGTGGATGCTAGACTTAGAATCAGCTACCCGACGCTTCCTTCGCTTGCCATTAAACGCAGAATGAAGCTGGAGCTCCTAGCGGAAGAAATGCGCGTGCTCTATGTAGCGCTCACTAGAGCAAGAGAGAAGCTATACCTCTTGGGCACAGTAAAATCGCTGGATAAGCTGCTTCGTGCATGGGGCAGAAATCTGTCAAGGACGCAGCGTTATTTGCCTGACTATGAGCTTGCCAAAGCCAAGTGCTACTTGGATTGGGTAGGTCCGGCCCTGCTGCGCCATCCGCATGCGAAGGAATGGAGGGAGAGACTTGGCATCGGTGAAGCTGCATCAGGTGTCCACCTCCTATCAGATGCATCCAGTTGGCGCTTCCGAATCGTGAAGCCAGAGAGTCTGATTACCGGCAGCCAGCTTCAAGAAGGCCTTCATACGCTAGATCGTGAAATGCTGGGAGCTGTTCAAGCTTTAAAACCTGTTGACAGCGCCGGACAGTGGTCGAATTGGCTGGATCATCGTCTGTCATGGACGTATACCTACGCTAAAGCTCCTAAGCTGTTTTCCAAAACAACGGTTTCCGAAATGAAACGTCTATCTGAGCTGAATCGGTTAACGGAAGAGATGGAACTGCCTGTCGCCCAGCTGAATCGGTTAACGGAAGAAATGGAGCCGCCTGTCGTCCAACTGAATCATACGGAGCAACCTGTCATCTCGGCTGCACGTTCGGTTTTACCTGGAACCTCAGTGCTAAGAAGACCGCGGTTTATGGAGAAAAAGAAGCTGACAGCCGCCGAAAGAGGTACGGTCGTACATGCCGTCATGCAAAATTTACCGCTCACAGAGCCGATGACTGCAAGTATCGTGCAGGATAAGCTTGCCTATATGTTAGAGAAACAGCTATTGACGGAAGAGCAGTGCGCTGTAGTGGATATCCCGACGATTTTGAATTTCTTTGAAACGCCGATCGGCAGGCGTATGCTGCAGGCCGGCCGCGTCCAACGGGAGGTGCCTTTCAGCTACGGGCTCTCTGCGATGGAAGTTTATCACGCTGCGGACCGCTCCACGGAAGGCGAGACGGTGTTGATTCAAGGGGTTATTGACTGTTTATTTGAGGATCAAAATGGACTAGTGCTGGTGGATTATAAAACGGATGCAGTGAAAGGCCGCAGCGTAGAAGAGCTGAGAAGCCGCTATGAGGTGCAGGTAACTCTTTACGCCAGAGCGGTTGAGCACATTTGGAAGCGTCCCGTAACAGGAAAATATTTATATTTCTTTGACGGCTCTTTACTCATTGATATGTAG
- a CDS encoding S1 family peptidase produces MATFHEALKHKNRISMALLKRSDVLAVGVGYADPNKPNLGAGIVVYTKKKIVPTGMNYVNQVMAKAGANVPVRIVSSGAFKSHAESAKPKVVKRTSYRSRVRPVPGGVSIGKAIPAATGTVGLIVIKNNQLYMLSNNHVLIRDNSTAYSETLQPGPADGGQSGVDRVGRAFQFVPLRPGQVNYQDSAISIPTSNSLLNPRYQISSSGQLITVPGHLLSYPVGLQVMKSGRTSGFVRGTVESNNVDVRVSYGGSLGTLLFRNQSVIRGNNGPVSLPGDSGSVWLRASDRYAAALNFAGTADGLRSISNPLGVVMSTYGLRVAIPAANRTFKAGLIKGAAPRGNHAYVQPLSKEQRKRNRAVLVRSSK; encoded by the coding sequence ATGGCGACCTTTCATGAGGCTCTCAAGCACAAGAACAGGATTTCTATGGCTTTGCTTAAACGCTCTGATGTGCTGGCAGTAGGTGTCGGATATGCCGACCCGAACAAGCCGAATCTTGGAGCGGGAATTGTGGTCTATACGAAAAAGAAAATTGTTCCGACAGGCATGAACTATGTCAATCAAGTCATGGCCAAAGCAGGAGCAAATGTACCTGTTCGAATCGTCTCATCCGGTGCGTTCAAGTCGCATGCGGAATCGGCCAAACCGAAAGTTGTGAAACGCACCTCTTATCGAAGTCGAGTCCGTCCTGTCCCCGGCGGCGTAAGCATAGGGAAGGCAATTCCCGCAGCGACGGGTACCGTTGGACTGATTGTGATTAAAAACAATCAGCTTTACATGCTCAGCAATAACCATGTACTCATTCGTGACAACAGCACGGCTTACTCAGAAACGTTACAGCCTGGTCCGGCTGACGGCGGGCAGTCTGGCGTTGATCGGGTAGGAAGGGCCTTCCAATTCGTTCCTCTCCGTCCGGGGCAAGTGAACTACCAGGATTCAGCCATCTCCATTCCTACCTCCAACAGTCTGTTAAATCCGAGGTATCAGATTAGCTCATCGGGTCAATTGATTACAGTTCCCGGCCATTTGCTGAGCTATCCGGTTGGCCTTCAGGTCATGAAGTCCGGCCGTACCTCCGGATTCGTTAGAGGTACGGTAGAATCCAACAATGTAGATGTAAGGGTCAGTTACGGCGGATCGCTCGGGACTCTACTGTTCCGTAACCAATCCGTCATTCGGGGAAATAACGGCCCTGTATCGCTTCCGGGAGATTCAGGATCGGTTTGGCTTCGCGCCAGTGACAGATACGCCGCTGCGCTGAACTTTGCAGGAACGGCAGATGGTCTTCGTTCGATCAGCAACCCTCTCGGAGTTGTGATGTCCACCTATGGATTACGTGTTGCTATTCCTGCGGCGAACAGAACGTTCAAGGCGGGCCTTATAAAAGGCGCTGCGCCAAGAGGGAACCATGCTTATGTGCAGCCATTATCCAAAGAGCAGCGTAAACGCAATCGTGCTGTATTAGTACGCTCATCCAAATAA
- a CDS encoding AAA family ATPase: MRPVQLQLSGLQSYRELQTIDFSRLVDAGVFGIFGPTGSGKSSILDAITLALYGKVERASGGTQAIMNHAEQTLSVSFTFELTNAAGTERYRVDRQFKRSSELSIQGTISRLLHIRDAETVVLADKAGEVNLQVQRILGLSMQDFTRAVVLPQGKFAEFLTLTGKDRRQMLQRLFHLEQYGDQLSAKVSSRLKETDVSVKQVLAEQQGLGDASEEALVEANTRLFEAERETERTKLELQKQEAAYDERRQLFQWQQERELLLQQSAQLTEIEADIARKELLLTKAEQAERVRPFLKQADSLSRESEEAQTAVKHSQGALEAADQAFQLAYEANEQALQKLADQEGPLLLRLDQLQQALLLEQELQQLHKQIADEEAARKKALEQLEHAQAELQKNTETKQRALLKQGELKDQLQQLNYSSGERQLLQGAVLDKKSVLDLETQLLDCERDKLQKAAQSGTAEKKKTELLEKNELLTNRLAQLGEQAVRLSAEAYQLGSRMDLLQKQLAAASDSYRTEWKKEERDALAAQLADQLLDGEACPVCGATEHPSPHSSHSSRPAAQSQSSELIYQEVQELLQQANQCKYTLTQQLQRLTSIDNGMRELSESLQVNSKLSTAGGMRSKGYMEAAPALETTHSETDTGELVHLSAEKAKLVWNQIQDASQAIDLQLKELDQLWLNWQKEQRQLEQLQVQAEVQHETAAAMLLEAENKHASILQNVQQQKEAWLARYEALAWETVEQQLAQLLEKERLADELRGRIEKSIPFLDGLLVKAEELQRSVSEFDRTALQLQERLQGLGQLAADKSRQLAQRAPGGAAAQQIAEATSALEGLRSRAQQTKQAHAAALAAQQQAAQRASAAVEAAAALARQLAQAERLLQAALEESGFATREAAAEAALAPELRREWAALATAHREREQSLRAQLAQLAAKLQGRELSAAEWEAAQAELAAAKAGAEAALTAHAKAAQAAAELDARHARWRELEERRAELAAQLERLGKLQAVLKANAFVEYLAEEQLMQVSRAASERLGGLTRRRYAIEVDSGGGFVIRDDANGGVKRPVSTLSGGETFLTSLALALALSAQIQLKGEYPLEFFFLDEGFGTLDQELLEMVIGALEKLHMDRLAVGVISHVPELRARLPRKLVVHPAEPSGRGSRIEMEEL; encoded by the coding sequence ATGCGTCCGGTACAATTGCAATTATCAGGTCTTCAAAGCTATAGGGAGCTGCAAACCATTGATTTCAGCCGCCTTGTCGATGCTGGCGTATTCGGGATTTTCGGACCGACGGGCAGCGGTAAATCCTCCATTCTAGACGCGATTACACTTGCGCTTTACGGCAAAGTGGAGCGGGCCAGCGGGGGCACGCAGGCGATTATGAATCACGCGGAGCAGACACTGTCTGTTTCATTTACGTTTGAGCTTACAAATGCAGCCGGCACGGAGCGTTACCGGGTAGACCGGCAGTTTAAGCGCAGTTCGGAGCTGTCGATTCAAGGTACGATTAGCAGGCTGCTGCATATTCGGGATGCAGAAACCGTGGTGCTTGCCGACAAAGCAGGTGAGGTCAATCTGCAGGTTCAACGAATTTTGGGTCTTTCCATGCAGGATTTTACTCGCGCGGTGGTGCTTCCTCAAGGAAAGTTCGCAGAGTTCCTTACCTTGACGGGAAAAGACCGCAGGCAAATGCTTCAGCGTTTGTTCCATTTGGAGCAGTACGGTGATCAGCTAAGCGCCAAAGTTAGTTCCAGACTCAAAGAGACGGATGTATCAGTGAAGCAGGTCTTGGCTGAGCAGCAAGGATTGGGTGATGCTTCCGAGGAGGCCTTGGTTGAGGCCAATACCCGTCTGTTTGAGGCGGAGCGGGAGACAGAGCGAACGAAGCTGGAGCTGCAAAAGCAGGAAGCTGCCTATGATGAGAGGCGCCAGTTGTTTCAGTGGCAGCAGGAAAGGGAGCTTTTGCTGCAGCAATCGGCTCAATTGACGGAAATTGAGGCTGACATTGCGCGAAAAGAACTGCTGCTTACAAAAGCGGAGCAGGCAGAGCGCGTTCGTCCTTTTCTGAAGCAAGCCGATTCCTTGAGTAGGGAATCCGAAGAAGCACAAACGGCTGTAAAGCATTCACAAGGTGCTTTAGAAGCTGCAGATCAAGCCTTCCAACTGGCTTATGAAGCGAATGAGCAGGCTCTTCAAAAGCTCGCCGATCAGGAAGGACCGCTTCTGCTGCGTCTGGATCAGCTTCAACAAGCACTTTTGCTTGAGCAGGAGCTTCAGCAATTACATAAACAGATCGCTGACGAAGAAGCAGCTCGCAAGAAGGCTTTAGAGCAGCTGGAACACGCACAGGCCGAGCTGCAAAAAAATACAGAAACCAAGCAGCGGGCTTTGCTTAAGCAAGGCGAGCTGAAGGATCAATTGCAACAGCTGAATTACAGCTCGGGCGAAAGGCAGCTGCTTCAGGGGGCTGTTTTGGATAAAAAATCTGTCCTGGACCTCGAAACGCAGCTTTTGGATTGCGAAAGAGACAAGCTGCAAAAAGCCGCTCAATCCGGAACTGCGGAGAAAAAGAAAACGGAACTTTTGGAAAAGAACGAGCTGCTGACCAATCGCCTTGCTCAGCTGGGGGAACAAGCTGTTCGACTATCGGCGGAAGCCTACCAGCTGGGAAGCCGCATGGATTTACTTCAAAAACAGCTGGCTGCAGCATCCGATTCCTACAGAACCGAATGGAAAAAAGAGGAGCGGGATGCGCTTGCAGCACAGCTTGCGGACCAGCTTCTGGATGGAGAGGCATGTCCGGTATGCGGGGCAACCGAACATCCTTCGCCCCATAGCTCACATAGCAGTAGGCCAGCAGCTCAGTCTCAGTCCTCCGAGCTCATATATCAGGAGGTTCAGGAGCTGCTGCAGCAGGCGAATCAATGTAAGTATACACTCACACAGCAGTTACAACGTTTGACTTCGATTGATAACGGTATGAGGGAGTTATCCGAGAGCCTGCAAGTCAATTCTAAATTATCGACAGCAGGAGGAATGCGTTCGAAGGGATACATGGAAGCAGCTCCTGCTTTGGAAACCACCCATTCAGAGACTGATACCGGTGAGCTTGTTCACTTGTCTGCGGAGAAGGCTAAGCTGGTCTGGAATCAAATTCAAGACGCTTCACAGGCGATCGACTTACAGCTTAAGGAGTTGGACCAGCTCTGGCTGAACTGGCAAAAAGAGCAAAGGCAGCTGGAGCAGCTTCAGGTGCAGGCTGAAGTGCAGCACGAGACGGCTGCCGCGATGCTGCTGGAAGCGGAGAATAAGCATGCTTCAATCCTGCAAAATGTTCAGCAGCAGAAGGAAGCGTGGCTAGCTCGCTATGAAGCGCTGGCATGGGAGACCGTTGAGCAGCAGCTTGCGCAGCTGCTGGAGAAGGAGAGGCTCGCGGACGAGCTCCGCGGCCGCATTGAGAAGAGCATCCCGTTCCTGGACGGGCTGCTGGTGAAAGCCGAAGAACTCCAGCGCAGCGTCTCGGAGTTCGACCGCACTGCCTTGCAGCTGCAGGAGCGGCTGCAAGGGCTGGGGCAGCTGGCCGCGGACAAGTCGCGGCAGCTGGCGCAGCGCGCGCCCGGCGGCGCCGCAGCCCAGCAGATCGCGGAGGCGACCTCCGCGCTCGAGGGGCTGCGCTCGCGCGCGCAGCAGACCAAGCAAGCGCACGCAGCTGCGCTTGCGGCGCAGCAGCAGGCGGCGCAGCGCGCTAGCGCCGCCGTAGAAGCCGCAGCTGCGCTGGCGCGGCAGCTGGCCCAAGCCGAGCGCTTGCTGCAAGCAGCGCTCGAGGAGAGCGGCTTCGCTACGCGAGAAGCCGCCGCAGAAGCTGCGCTGGCGCCGGAGCTGCGCCGCGAATGGGCTGCGCTTGCGACTGCGCACCGCGAGCGCGAGCAGTCGCTGCGCGCGCAGCTGGCGCAGCTCGCAGCGAAGCTGCAGGGCCGCGAGCTGAGCGCGGCCGAGTGGGAGGCGGCGCAGGCGGAGCTCGCTGCCGCCAAAGCCGGCGCCGAAGCGGCGCTGACGGCGCACGCCAAGGCGGCTCAGGCCGCCGCCGAGCTGGACGCGCGCCACGCGCGCTGGCGCGAGCTTGAGGAGCGCCGCGCTGAGCTTGCGGCGCAGCTGGAGCGGCTCGGCAAGCTGCAAGCCGTCCTCAAGGCGAACGCCTTCGTCGAGTATTTGGCCGAAGAACAGCTCATGCAGGTCAGCCGCGCCGCTTCCGAGCGGCTGGGAGGGCTAACCCGCCGCCGCTACGCGATCGAGGTGGATTCCGGAGGGGGATTCGTCATCCGTGACGATGCCAACGGCGGTGTGAAACGTCCGGTCAGCACCTTATCAGGCGGCGAAACCTTCTTAACCTCCCTTGCGCTGGCGCTTGCTTTATCTGCGCAAATCCAGCTCAAGGGAGAGTATCCACTTGAATTCTTCTTCCTGGATGAAGGCTTCGGAACCCTCGATCAGGAGCTCCTGGAAATGGTGATCGGCGCTCTAGAGAAGCTGCATATGGATCGTCTGGCTGTTGGGGTCATCAGCCACGTGCCGGAGCTGCGGGCAAGGCTGCCAAGGAAGCTGGTCGTTCATCCGGCAGAGCCATCAGGAAGAGGGAGCCGAATCGAGATGGAGGAACTCTAG
- a CDS encoding metallophosphoesterase family protein — translation MRILHTADWHFGRTLEGRSRLTEQIAFMDELVDIVNDQQIDLVLIAGDVYDSVNPPAAAEQLFYEGLSRLADGGKRQVAVISGNHDHPDRLAASAPLAAQQGIRLVGLPVTDIQSIGIARTGELAKIIMLPYPSESRLKELLSDAAEEEALRSKYSERVAALISRQAEHFEAGTVNLIMSHLYVLGGMETESERPIQVGGAYTVDTSALCAGAQYTALGHLHRPQNVKAASPIRYCGSPLAYSFSEAGQAKSVTVLDLVPGQEAVPQELFLRSGKPLVNWKAKEGVSQVHQWLEEGRDSSAWIDLEVHMTEAMSMEQIQSLRKSYDGFIHIRPVYPEMEQVREAAPRSAMSMEEQFSRFYARQTGGAQPEPELVRLFLELLQENEAADQDAAG, via the coding sequence ATGCGCATTTTGCATACGGCAGATTGGCATTTTGGCAGGACCCTGGAGGGCAGGAGCCGGCTCACGGAGCAAATCGCTTTTATGGACGAGCTCGTTGACATCGTAAACGATCAACAAATTGATCTTGTTCTGATTGCAGGTGATGTGTATGACTCCGTGAATCCTCCGGCGGCTGCGGAGCAGCTCTTCTACGAAGGGCTCTCGAGACTTGCCGACGGTGGAAAGCGTCAGGTAGCAGTCATTTCCGGAAATCATGATCATCCTGACCGGCTGGCTGCTTCGGCACCGCTGGCGGCGCAGCAGGGCATCAGGTTGGTTGGTCTGCCTGTTACTGATATCCAGTCGATTGGGATTGCCAGAACCGGCGAACTGGCTAAAATCATTATGCTGCCCTATCCATCGGAATCAAGACTGAAGGAATTACTTTCGGATGCGGCTGAAGAGGAGGCTCTACGCAGCAAGTATTCGGAGCGTGTAGCCGCACTTATAAGCAGACAGGCGGAGCATTTTGAAGCGGGAACTGTGAATCTGATAATGAGCCATCTCTATGTACTGGGAGGTATGGAAACCGAATCCGAACGACCGATTCAGGTGGGAGGCGCCTACACGGTGGATACATCCGCGTTGTGCGCGGGCGCGCAGTATACGGCTCTTGGACATTTGCACAGGCCTCAGAATGTCAAGGCTGCTTCCCCGATTCGCTACTGCGGCTCACCGCTTGCCTACAGCTTCTCGGAAGCGGGACAGGCCAAATCCGTAACCGTGCTTGATCTGGTGCCGGGACAAGAAGCGGTACCGCAAGAGCTGTTCTTGAGATCGGGTAAACCGCTAGTGAACTGGAAGGCCAAAGAAGGCGTCAGTCAGGTTCATCAGTGGCTGGAGGAAGGGAGAGATTCGTCTGCATGGATCGATCTTGAAGTCCATATGACCGAAGCTATGTCCATGGAGCAGATTCAGTCTTTACGCAAATCGTACGATGGCTTTATTCACATTCGTCCGGTCTATCCGGAGATGGAGCAAGTACGGGAGGCCGCTCCGCGTTCCGCTATGTCTATGGAGGAGCAATTCAGCCGCTTCTATGCAAGACAAACCGGAGGGGCACAGCCTGAGCCCGAGCTTGTGCGCTTGTTTCTCGAATTGCTGCAGGAAAATGAGGCTGCCGACCAGGATGCGGCGGGATAA